The Apus apus isolate bApuApu2 chromosome 4, bApuApu2.pri.cur, whole genome shotgun sequence genome contains the following window.
GTTCCCCACCTCTGGAGAAGTTTAAAGCCTCCTGTGCCCAGTGGGAGCCCATCACCCAGCATCAGGCCTACTTGCCCGCTGGTTACCCTTCTCCCGAAGCTTTCCCAGCTGGTGAGAGCAACCAGGGGCTGTTCCACCCTCTGGGCTCCAAGATGGAGAGTGTCTTGTCCATCAGCTGCCAGTCAGAGCTCGGCAGCCTGGCAGAGGACGCTTCCTGCTTCGGCACCCATCTGGGCTACGGCTGCGAGCCAGAAAACTTCCCGGCCCGCGGGGACTTCGCCGACACCAAGCTCCACAGCCTCCCGTTAATGCCAGATTTTGACACCTCCATGGCCCAGCCTGAagtcctgccagctctgctgagctctgctgagctCCTCCATCCTCACCCTTCCCCCTCCGTCCCCCACACGGACTTCCTGAGCCACGCTGCCTcttcctccatcccttccctgctgcccaccaaCCCTCCCGCCTTGGCCGAGCCCAAGAAGAAGACCCGGCGGACCAAGTGCTCTTCCAAATGCTTCTGCCCAAAACCCCACGAGAAGGCTTTTGCCTGCCCGGTGGAGAACTGCATCCGGAGCTTCGCCCGCTCGGACGAGCTCAACAGGCACCTCCGGATCCACACGGGCCACAAACCCTTCCAGTGCCGCATCTGCCTGAGGAACTTCAGCCGCAGCGACCACCTCACCACCCACATCCGCACCCACACGGGGGAGAAGCCCTTCTCCTGCGACACCTGCGGCCGCCGCTTCGCCCGCTCCGACGAGAAGAAGCGTCACAGCAAGGTCCACCTGAAGCAGAAAGCCCGGACGGAGGAGAAGCTCAAGGGCTTGGGGTTCTTCTCCGTGGGTCTCTCCTTCGGGACATTGTGAAAacccacctcccctccccagaCTGAGAGGCCTGGGAGACGGTGTTTCCTCTGGTTCCTCCCAGCATCTCGTGGGAGATGCCAGGGTGGGAATGAGCCTCCTGGGGTGGTCCCTGGGGAAGGTGGCGGCAGATCGGGCCGCGCCAGGGAGgagggggacaggcaggaggtGGAGGTGACGCTGTGGAGCTGGAACACCGGCTGTGGCTGAGGGATGTGGGGAAtgtggcagctccagccaccGGGAGCCATCTCCAAACTGCAGGGAACGAGCCATTTTTATAGCTCCTATTCCAAGGAAGaggtgcatgtgtgtgtgtgtgtgtgtgcgtgtgcgtgtgtgtgtgcaaattAAAAACCCATGTACAGAAAGAAATCCCCACTGAGATGGCTCTTTTATGTACCCCAACCCACGGAGCTCCTGCCTTGGGAACGAGCAGACTGTGATTCCCTGCCAGCACTTTATTCCCAGCTCCCGAGCGGTTGTTTTTCCGACCAGCGCAGTCGGGGGCTGCGGATGCACTGGTCCTTTCTCCTGAAGGAGTGAGATGCCACCAGGATCCAGCAACCAGTGCCTAACGGTCCCTTGGGAAAGGTGATGGTGTTGTTCttattcttttcctgtttgtaaacacaagcagaaaaatcCATCAGGAATATTTGGCAAATTGTGtctatttttctaattaaagaTTTGAGCTAATCTAAGACCTCTCTGCCTTTCAATCCCCCTCTTTGCCTTTCAGtcctcttctctgcctttcaatccccttctctgcctttcagtccccttctctgcctttcaatccccctctcctctgcttttccatccCCCTCTTTGCCTTTCAATCCCCCTCTTAGCCTTTCAATCCCCTGCAGCCGGGACACCGGGGGGATTTCTGGTGTGTTTTTGACCTCTGGCTGCCACAGATTGAGGGGAAAACTCCTTAAATCAcgagcagggagaggaaaatcaatcagagcagcaggggaggtggCAACTGTCTCCCCAAGCATCCCCAGTTCCCTGGGGTGGGGCTTATTCTGGAAGAAGGGTCTTGTcccaggacagggcagggaagggatcccagctccctgccagtgGGTCCCCCTCCAAAAAGAGGGATGTGGCTCCACGTTTATTCTGATCCTACTTGGATCCAGATCCATGGGGTCCATTGAGGGGACCCCACAATCCAGCCTAGACTCCGGGCTCCTGGTCCCCCATGGGATGTGGATACCCCCACCCGGGGCTTCACCCACAAGAAATGGGAGGAAACACAGCCCCACTCCCCATCTTCAACCTGGCACATTCCCAGGGCTGGAAAAGGTCCAGGCACCATCAGGCAGAGGCAGACAGGCAGGACGTGGCCCCCTGCAAAGCCAggatggggagggaagaggcaTTTGCTCTCTCCCTTTTGGAATTTTAAACAGCCAAGAGATGCTGTTTCCCTTCTTCTGGGACCAACCATCAGCCCAGAAGGTGCCACCAATAGCAGAACCTCCCTCCTCCACTGGTTAAAAATTAGTTAAAACACGTGACTCCGAAATCTCATTGTTCCGATGGGAGATGCTGACTCAGATTGGGTCTTTGGTTTCAATTCATCGGGAGGAAAAGCTGCCTGTGGGAACAGAGGTGATGGTGGTGGATGCTCAGGGGTTTTGGGGATGCTCAGCCTTTTCTTGCCGAGGGGGAAATtgaggcagggagagggtgCTGATCATGGCTGCAGacctgctccctccagcaggtTTTGTCCcctccaccagccccacagggTGGGTTTTGCCCCCCAGTTGTGTTATGGAGGAGGGAAGTGTCCTTCTCCGtgtcccctcctgtccctgcagccctttGCTGACAGGTGGGCTGGAGCATCCCAGGGTTAAATCCTAGTTATACCATTGTCCCGGCAAAATCCACTTGTTGTGGGGTGGGAGGACCCTGTGGTGATGAGGTGAGAAGCTGGGCAGGGGGTGTGGGATTCCAGAAGACTGGGATCAGGGAAGAGGCCAGAAGGAAACCTGGTTGAGGGGGAAATCCAAAATGTCCCCTCCAGATCTGTCCCTAAGAGCTCATGGCACCTAAGGATGCTCATGCCTCTCGGGTGGGCACCCACCAGCCCCAAGCACTTCTGGCCCCAGCACCTGCACCATCCCATGAGCCTGGTCCCAAGTGAGGACCACTCCACGGGATGCAGAGGACCCCCCAGAAacccatttttttctgaggggaCACCCCAGATAACATTCATCAGGACCTCAGCACCCAGGTTTCCTTCAGGAAGGGGAGTCTTTCAGGCATCTCTCCATGGGATGTCAGCTCCTGCCGGGCAgtgagcagccctgctccccccgTGCTGCTGCCCATGGGTGATGCACCAGGGCTTATTTAtacacccaccccccccccccagagtGCTTCAAGAATTGATGCTGAGCCTGAAAGTTCTTCAAAGAAAGCCAGGCTGGAGCCTTCACCCTCTGCTCACATCCCTGGATGCcgagggagggtgggaaggatTGGAACACCCACCCTGGCAGCTTGAGTGCAcctggggtggggtgggatgggactGGGAGCTTGTAGGAATGGTTACATCCCAAATCCTGGGGCCACTCAGGGATGGGAACAACCACTTGACCCCAGGCCAGCAGTGTCCTGgtcccagtgctgctgtctTCCCATGTGTCCACATCAGAGACAAGACAATATGTTGGAGCTGGATGCCCTCGGTGCTGGAGACTGGATCAGGACCAAGCCAGGGTCCTTGGAGACTAGCTGGGGACCAAGCTGGGGACCAAGCCAGGGTTCTTGGGGACTGGATCAGGGCCAACCAAGGGACCAAGCTGGGGTGCTGAGAGACCAGCTGAGGACCAAGCATGGTGCTGAGGGACTGGATCAGGACCAAGCTGGAGACCACACTGGGTTGCTCAGGGACTGGATCAGGATCAAGCTTGGGTGCTCAAAGACCAGCTGAGGACCAAGCCAGGGTATTCAAGGACTGGATCAGGACCAAGCTGGAGACCAAGTTGGGATGTCATGCTACTGGAACAGCACCGAGCCAAGGATCAAGCCAGTATCCTTGGGGACCAGCTGGGGACCAAGCCAAGTCAGGATGCCCAGCCACTGGATCAGGACCAAACCAGGGATTAAGCCAGGGTGATGGAGGACCAGCTCAGGACCAAGCTGGGGAGCAAACCAAGCTGCTCAGGGATTGGATCAGGACCAAGCCAGGGTGGTTACACTGTGGGTCCAGCCCAGGATGGGGAAGGAGCAATGCAGGTGCCCACGCTCGGCCACGCacccaccccccctgcccccttCTTCTCCCCggggggggatgctggggggTGATCCCAGCAGGGACCCGGCCAGGAGCAGCGGCCTGGCTGAGGGGGGACAAGGGCGGGATCGAGGGGTGCGAGGGAGACGCAGGATGAGGCCGGCGGGTTGCCGCATGGCAGCAAGGCCCGGCGGAGAGCCCGCGGTGTTCGTGGGGAGACAGGCAGAGGGAGCTGTGAGGGAGGAACGCGGCGGCGAGAAACACTCCGGGCTCGGGCtgcaaaggaggaggaggaggcggctgCCAGCGCTcgccctccctccttccttccctccttccctccatccctccatctctccctccttctcccctgcccatgcacagcCCCCTCTGAGCCCCGTCGTCCCCAGggtgcccagcagccccccaccccaccccaccgGGGCCTTCAGCCTCCcgctcccctcctcctcctcctcctcctcttcctccacctcctcctcccgcagccaccaccctccctccttccccagggccTGGCATGGAGGTGCTGCCCGCAGGCAGCCGGATGCTTCCCgctgctcctgcctcttcccGAGGCTGCATCCCTCCTCGCCAGCATCCTTCTGCCCGGACAAAGCCCTGAAGCCTCTCAGCAGCCGCCGCCTTTGTGCACCGACCCGCTCACATCACCCCCTCGTAGCatcctccctctcccagctcccccccccccagttggCTTTGGTGGGGACGGTGGTGGCCGCCGGGGACACGGGAGCGATGCTGCCCTCGCCGGAGGAGCCAAGCTCGGGAGGTCGGCGGCGACAAGCAGGTATGGAGCGATGCGGGatgctgccctgggaggtggtggcTGGTCCCCAAGCTGCTCCTCGCCTCAGGGTGTCCCCCACCCCGGGAGCACGAAGCGGGGACAAAGCCGGGAGGTGAGGAGGGACCCGCTGCTCCCCGCTCCAGGTGtttggggaagggggaggagggggggaaagcagGATGCACCCCGGGTTTTCGTGCCCGTCTCCCCCTGCACCTCACCCCCAGCCACCTtcaccccccccagccctgctccttcccaccccGAAAGACGGGGACGGTCGCGGGGGGAAGGATGGGGACCACACGGCACCGGCAGCATCCTCCATCCCTCTTCCCcatcttcccccttcccttcttcaACCAGGCAGTGGAGCTGCCTGCGGCtcattttaattcctttttattattatttgtatttatttttattattattattattattggggGGCGCGGGGGGATGTGGAGGGGCCGGGAAAACGTTAAACA
Protein-coding sequences here:
- the EGR4 gene encoding early growth response protein 4, translated to MLNVMDFCPDPLYSKYEESGEMKAGDLQGLGQAEQQLLAEADFLAGELLGTPMSGGGVDYPPPGSQPSPSLSYTGSFFIKAVPEHPQDQESLFNLMSGILGISPFSSSEGHPRHQDALYQCPEVAQSQLDLYATCQPEMNGSSQAPFPEQGYGSFPTAEGAQPLQAQPTLGNTSHCFFQPKLDTKQDIKLPSGSPPLEKFKASCAQWEPITQHQAYLPAGYPSPEAFPAGESNQGLFHPLGSKMESVLSISCQSELGSLAEDASCFGTHLGYGCEPENFPARGDFADTKLHSLPLMPDFDTSMAQPEVLPALLSSAELLHPHPSPSVPHTDFLSHAASSSIPSLLPTNPPALAEPKKKTRRTKCSSKCFCPKPHEKAFACPVENCIRSFARSDELNRHLRIHTGHKPFQCRICLRNFSRSDHLTTHIRTHTGEKPFSCDTCGRRFARSDEKKRHSKVHLKQKARTEEKLKGLGFFSVGLSFGTL
- the LOC127384233 gene encoding uncharacterized protein LOC127384233 — translated: MRPAGCRMAARPGGEPAVFVGRQAEGAPPLSPVVPRVPSSPPPHPTGAFSLPLPSSSSSSSSSTSSSRSHHPPSFPRAWHGGAARRQPDASRCSCLFPRLHPSSPASFCPDKALKPLSSRRLCAPTRSHHPLVASSLSQLPPPQLALVGTVVAAGDTGAMLPSPEEPSSGGRRRQAAPATSRC